The sequence TCGTAACATTATATATTTCGTAGTATTTTTTTGGGGGTCATCATACTGTCCGCCTTCATTTGCATATTTTCACACATGTCCTCAGCTATAGATCCCGATGGATCCAATGCTTCTTTTCGATGGCCGTTTTTCCTAATTTTAATAAAAACACATTGGAGATAgcgtatttttatattttataatatatgcccgcataattacaaactgtaaatggatattttcccgtgcgtTCGGCcacagtatcctttactgttgacaactgtaaatgaacaatctcatgtaaagtttcaacagtttgtggtacggttatttgacaaataacagtatgttgaatgggttgttaagttatgtcaccataaaaaatcggccgttttcgcgtgcaaaatttcCGCTCGACAGTACACGCAGAGGAAtgtattgtagaaacaacaataatctggatcaaattcaacaataaatattgttaactCAGGGCTAATAATATTTATTGTTTGAGTCAATccataatattgttgtttttacaATCAAAGCGATAAAATGAATTAATCGACATTAttgttgaatcaacaatattattgttgaaaCAAATATCTGTGTATTTTTAATTCAATGCAACTTTCTCGATTGATTCAACAATATCATAttgttgaaacaataataatgtATTTTAAGATTATGTGAttatgtttttcaataaaaatgaaaaaaaaaatcttgtcgaGTTAAACACTACTTTATTCTTCATTTATTAAtaatattttcacatttttaacACAATCATAATTACGTCGATCCCTTCGCTACACACGAGAGTAATAGGTCCGGAGAGAGGAATGCCTTTTCGATAGGAAGTCGTCATGGGACCGTAAACTTGCATGTTGAACAATATTCAACATGATTAAACCACTTGATTTCTGTAACAAAATGAATAAATGTGAATATCAAAAAGTTTATGCAACAATCGGTGCCAATTTTACCTGTGGTTAATCATAGGAAACAATTGCACTTGCACTTTATTGCTTCACTAtagtatttttttgcatttagaTTCCACTCTTAAACTTCAGATGCTGGATAcgcataaaaaaatacacacttactcgaaatcgataaatttcaaaataataatatatattgttaaaataacaatattatCGTTGATTCAATTACacaattttgtagttttaacaATCAACTCCTTTTGAATCAATAATAGAGTGATTATTAGAAccaacaatatatttttttggattaatcgtacaaaattatgctgcgtgtatgataaaatgttgacatataatgcaggaaatataaaactttttagGAACAGCATGTTGTACATTTacatttagtgatgatgtcgagtagttatggttgaatcgacCGAAAAATATTagataaccgcaacgtaaactgtgaaggtatatcttacatcgtaataatgattctgaccatataacatgttgttttttattatgcgggtgCTTACCTGTGATTAGCATAATTAATGATTACCTCGTTGATTACGATAAAGGAATAAGCTTTTTGGCAACATAAGTTACGCACAATTGTATAGAAAATGAGATGTTTTCAGACAAATGGCATCTGAAAATGCCCGGAAAAGCaagatgaaaaaaatatcctgatctgtttgttatcacaaacatAAACGAGCAACCTAATATCTGGTAGAAACAGTCTGATCTTTTGGTacataacaacaacaaaaatattgatttggaacTACAATAATGCATGTTGAAACAAACTGAAATTTTGGTTTGAAACAACTTAAAAAACAGCTAGATTCAACCTTCATGCTTTTATAAATACAAACAACTTTTgtttaaaaacaaattgtttttaTAGTTTGAAAATTTACCAACATTTTGGTTGTTTCAAACTAAGCTGGTTTTTCTCCGTGAACTTTATTTTGGGTAGATGAGTTTAACCGTGTACTTCACTGACGATTAaatttttaagtgtgtataacAATTTTATAGCTGGCTAAAAAGCATTAGTTCCACAaacatacataaaaaaatcttgcatagAACCATCAacataaaatgataaaaatatttagCATAAAAATCATCTGATTTCGTGGATTTCGTATAAATACAACAAAAACACAACTTCATACTGATaagtattttcaaaatataaaaataataacttgAATAATATACGACAATCTGTTAGTGTGCAGTGTTTAACAAGCCGAAGAAAGGAATTTTATAATACAATGATCAAAATTACGAACTATGGAAGGAACTGATCTAAACAGGATTAgttaatattatattttttgaaaCCATTTACGAACGCGAGTGTTCAACTTTAATACTGCGCAGTCCATTCccataacatttttttctgccATCATGTTACGAAAATTATCTACAAGTACGTACAATATCGCattaatttgaaataatttttaaagaCTTCTTTATTTTCAGTTAAACCCATTGTTCcattcgttcgacagtatagtGTTTGTGAACTTCCCAAAGAGCTTCGCCAAATTCAGCAAACATGTTGGAACTTTGCGGAACGCGAGCTCAAACCAATAGCCGCCGAATTAGACCACGAAGAACGTTTTCCTTCCATCCAAATCAGCAAGCTAGCAAATCTCGGTCTGATGCGAGTCACGGTATCTCCCGAATATAATGGCTCGAATCTCAACATGCTGGCCATGTCCTTgatcgtggaggaactttccaGGGGCTGTGCCAGTACGGGAGTCATCGTATCGATTCACAATTGCTTGTACGCCGATTTGTTGAACCGACTCGGAACAGCTGACCAGAAGGACCAATTTTTTACGAAACACTCTAATGATACCATTGGGGCCTTTGCGTTGAGTGAGTCTGATGCAGGATCGGATGTAGCTGCGTTGAGTACGACAGCTAAGCAAAATGACGGTGGCGATTGGATTTTGAATGGGACTAAAACCTGGGTAACGTCCGCGAAAGAAGCCAAAAGTGCCATCGTTTTTGCTACTGTGGACAGAGCGTTGAAATATAGAGGAATTACGGCTTTTTTGGTGAATTTTGAGGAGGCGAAAGGATTGACGATCGGTCGAAAGGAGGACAAGCTGGGAATACGGGCAACTTCGACGTGTAGTTTACATTTTGACAATGTCCGCATTCCGAAACAAAGTGTACTTGGTGAGGTTGGTGGAGGATTTAGGATAGCAATGGAGCAGTTGGATCGAGCACGCATTGGCATTGCATCACAAGCTCTGGGTATCGCACAAGCAGCTTTGGAAACTGCAACGCAATATGCCGAACAGAGAATTGCTTTTGGTGAACCGTTACTGAGATTGCATTCCGTTCAAGTGAGGATCGCCGAAATGGCGGTGAGGATTGAAAGTGCAAGGCTGCTTATCCGTAAGGCGGCCGCAGAAGTGGATCAAGGCAAGCGGGCCACCAAAGCGATATCAATGGCCAAGTGGATAGCAGGAGAGACTGCTACCTTTGCTGCACACAACTGCCAACAGATACTGGGTGGTATGGGGTACGTCAAAGACATGGCAGCTGAACGCCACTATAGAGATGCACGCATTACGGAGATCTACGGCGGCGTAACTGACGTTCAGAAGCTCATTGTGGCTGAACATGTGATACGGGAACTCCAGCATAAAAAGTGAATCCAAGATTCTGTTGATATTGAAAGGTAAGTTGTTGATATAGGTTTCATCGTGGTTCagggattattttttttataaaagtaTCTTTTAAAGATACAAAACAGTTTTTAAAAAACTTTCaatatatattttgttttgcatATATTTAATCCAGTGAATTCTCTTTATTCGATGTTTGCGAGAAGGTAGTAAAAATGATATTTAGTCGTTGTAATAATGATCGTAAGACCACTTGAATATCGAATAATGTGCATTCGGGGTactttgtaaaaaatatatatacagACTAAAAGAAAGCCCTTCCTTCTCAATAGTTATGTACCAAATGATACGACCAAAAAGTAAACTTTAGCGTATTCCCGATAGACTTAGACGAGGCACGACTTTTATACTTTGGCAAATGCAAACtacaactgtctaagacgaatttAGTACTTTCCTACCATAAGGAGTaggaattttcaacatattaattccgCTTGATATCtaaatcaacgcaaggatgtgccaGCTGAggttaaaggccgtttcttcaactattagCATCATCATCGCGCACTGCCCACgcaaagggagacccgacgacgagaaagaagcgttctacgcacagctgaagCAGACATACCACGGATGCCCACGATGCCCAACGAtgtataaacttcgcagcctcccgcggaatggtagttcgaagcaccttctttccccgcaaaaatatccacaaggccacatggagatcacctaacctaacggaaaaccaaatcgatcactttctaatcgacggtaaattcttctccgacatcacgaacgtccgcacttaccgcagtgcgaatactgaatccgaccactacctcgttgcagtatgcctgcgctcaaaactcttgaCGATGCatacacgcgtcgaagtcggacgccgcggcttaacattgggcggctacaagacggtagactagcccaagaatacgcgcagcagctggaagtgacactcccaacgaaagagcagctagggcgcagcgtctcttgaagatggctggagagatattcgatccaccattggtagcaccgcaaccgctgcacttccctagtaacattttggctATATACTGGTTTTAAAACACTCTTGTAGagcaaattatggtcttcaagagcgttataaaacttaaaatgttacttgggttggcacggtgcccccggatcagagaaacgactggtatgacggcgaatgtgagcagttagtagaagagaagaatgcagcatgggcgagattgctgcaacaccgcacgagggcgaacgaggcacgatataaacaggcgcggatcagacaaaactcgaggaaaaagcgccagcaggaagatcgagaccgtggagagacggagcaactgtaccgcgctaataatacacgaaagttctatgagaagttaaaccgttcacgtaagggccacgtgccacagcctgatatgggtaaggacataaacgggaaccttcttacgaacgagcgtgaggtgatccaaaggtggcggcagcactacgaagagcacctgaatggcgatatggcagacgaagatggcggtatggtgatggacctgggagaacgcgcgtaGGACAGAATAACAAAGCCCTGGGGtggaccaactaccaggagagctatttaaacacggtggtgagccactggctagagcgctgcactgggtcattaccaagatttggaaggaggaagttttgccgcaggagtggatggaaggtgttgtgtgtcccatctacaaaaagggcgataagctggattgtagcaactaccgcgcaatcacattgctgaacgccgcctacaaggtactcttatGCCgttgactagcaccaactgcaagggagttcgtggggcagtaccaggctggTTTTataggcgaacgctccaccatggaccaggtgttcgccacaTTCGCTGCATGTAAAGAAAAAAACTTATAAGTTatggtaaaaaaaaacccaacttaattcaccgagtggtgatactgcctttctcgcatttagccaagacaccaaccttatatggcgcttatatagttcgattccattttcttaataacttttaaacgtaaTGGTCGAtctttatcaaattcaatagtgatcaacaaggctttgtcccctgtcgaatgcaacttgttgcgagaaaatcggttaagaattactatatgaaaaattggctaatgtttttcggttttcgtgtgcacacacacacacacacatacacacggacagacagacatttgttcagttcgacgagctgagtcgattggtatataacatcatgggtctccgagacttctataaaaagttcgatttttgagtgaaatgatagcctttcggtactactttgttgtacaagaaaggtGGTTTTGTATTTTAGAGTGCTTATTAATGGGTTAGTATTGACATTATTTTGATGAGACGATCTAACCAAAATTTCTGCTGCTTCTTCAATGGATGTAAGGTTTATAGGGTGGATTATTTTTATTGTACCTATTTGGATTTTACACGCACTTTCCTTTATGAGTAGTAATGGGTCGTTTTGTAAATTTCGTATTGCAAGTTTCTGGCCCTGACTTGACACGATCGTCCACATaagcaataaaattatttcGAGCTGTAAATTAACAATTGTAACAGGTTTTTAGTATGGTTAAAGGAGTCGTAAGAATGGTATTTATATAGTATGAGTTACTGAAGATTTAATTCTAGGTTTTCCTCTTCCGTTTTAATTTAGATTTatgaatttttatatttctccTGTCCACTAAAGTTTTCCTCCTATTTGTTTGCACGATTTGATTTTTGAACTTTATTCTCCTTTTGTTCGCAATGCCTTGGACTTTATTATAAATTTCATCTCCTGGTTGGAATACTGGATCGTCTTCCCTTTTCCTATTTTTGGAATCTAATGTTCTGGCCTGATTATACTCGAGTCTGGCAATTACATCATCATAAATTTCGTTCCTGTGTTCTAAGATCCGATCTAAATTTATTGGTCTTTCTTCGCCATCTCTTATCCCTGTAAATACCTCTattggttttatttttgttattccaTGAATGGTAGAATTGTAAAGAGTAGTCGCTAATCTGTAGatttctttattagagagatcGTTATACTTTTCCTTAATGCagagaaatatttcagaaaGGGTAGAATGAAAACGTTCCACTGTTCCGTTTATTTCACTATGATTAGATGGGGTAAAGTATGTTTCTACTTGGAGTCTCTGAAGGAGTCCTCTTACTTCGACAGAGCGAAATGCAACTTCGTTGTCACAAACTATTAATTTAGGGGTTCCATAAGTCGAAATCAATTTTACTAGGCCACGTTTGACATCTGGAATTGATCTAGACTTAATTGGGATGAGCAttgcaaattttgaaaacttatCGACAGCAGATAAAAATAGGTTAGGTGATGATATAAAAATGTCTATGTGTAAAATGTCGAGCGGTTTCTTCGGGATTGGGGTTTCTGCAAGTTTAATTTTGTAAGGGTTCctttcatatttattttgaaGACAGGTGTGGCATAGATTTATGAAGAGTTGAATTTTCTTACGCATGTTGGGAAAAAAGTAGCTTCGGATGATTTCGTCATGGTTCTCATCGGCTCCTCTATGCGCCCTCTCGTGCGATTCTTCGATCAAAAGGTGTTGGTCTTTTGCCGTTTTTACGTCCTGTAATAATTTTTGCGTtagttttattttgaaacttttgttACGGGAAAAATGTTTGCTGTAAGTTATCTGTAGTGTATTGATCCACCTCTCCGGGCAAAGTATTCCGTTGATCTTACTTGGGTGCATATATTCTCTCAGTATTCTCATCGCCACTGGTACTCCGAAGGTAGCCCTAGTGATAATACGTCGACTTATACCTGGAAAGATCTCTTCAATAACCTCTGAATTTGTATTACCAACTTTAATTAGGATCTGATTCTTGAAGTGATTAAGCGGTTTCTCGGTCATCTGAATAAGTCCCGCAGCATCCGAGTCTGCTGAATGGATTGTTTCGTCATCCGAGGAGCTTTCTTCCTCTTGATCATTTAAGTTCACATCATGTGTTATTCGAGACAAACCGTCAGCAACGACATTTTGCTTGCCTGGTCTGAACTGGATGTCATAATCGTATTCGCTTAGTCTTAACCTCCACCGTACTAAACGATCGTTTGCGGTTTTTAGGTTCAGCGCAAAAGTTAGCGGTTTGTGATCAGTATATAAGGTAAATTTACGACCAAATAGGTATGGTCTAAAATATTTACATGCCCAATCAATCGCTAGGAGTTCTTTTTCTATAGTAGAATAGTTCTCCTCCGTTTTTGTGAGTGTTCTGGATGCATAGGCGATTGGTTTATCGTGCCCAATAGGCCCTTGCGATAATACCGCACCTAGTGCATAGTTGGAGGCATCCGTAGTAAGGATAAACCTCTTACTAAAATCAGGGTATTGCAGTATTTGGCTGCTACTCAATATGTTTTTACATCTTTCGAAGGCAGACACAAATTCCTTTGtgtgtttcacggtttcgcctTTACGTAGTTGTTGGGTAAGTGGTTTAGCTATCTTTGCGAAGTCTTTTATGAACTTTCGATAGTATCCCATGACACCTAAAAAGCCTCTcaattctttttattatttggtaATGGCCAAGTTTTAATAGCGTTTACTTTCTCCGGGTTTGGTTTTACTCCTCTGGAGTAACCACGTGTCCTAAAATGCAACCGctttctgaaggaactcacATTTATCGAGCTATATCCGGAGGTTATATTTTCGAAGGGTTTCGAGGATTTTCTTGAGATTAATGAGGTGTTAAAGGAGCTGCAGACTAGTGGAATAGATGATGATGTCATCCATATACACTAGACATCTTACACCGATATGTTCCTTGAGCACGTTGTCCATTactctttggaatgtcgccgggGCGTTCTTTAGCCCAAAAGGCATCCGAACGAACTCGAAGTGCCCTCCATCGACACTAAAAGCAGTTTTCTGAATGTCTTTTTTGTGAACTTGGATTTGATGGAACCCTGAAGCGAGATCTAGGGTTGTAAAATATTGACATCTTCCCAACTTATCAAGGATATCGTTTATGTTGGGAATAGGATAACGATCATCTATAGTTTTCTGATTAAGCTTACGATAATCGACTACAAGAGGCCATTTTCTTGTACCGGATGCATCAGCTTTCTTTGGTACAATCCATATTGGAGAATTCCAGGGGCTATTCGATGGTCGGATAATCCCTTGATCTAACATCTTAGCAATTTGCCGCTGAACCTCTTCTCGGTGACAGAAGGGGTAGCGATAATTCTTAGAGTAGACAGGCAGATCATCTTTCGTATTGATCTGATGTTTTATTGCATTTGAAAATGAAAGTTTCCTTCATTGTCATGCATGACTTCTGGGAACTGTTTCAGGAGGTCAAGGAGTTTCTCTTCCTCTTCCGAATTCAGATGATCTACCTTGATTTTCTCCTTTACAGATGCTTTAGGAGGCATATTCTCTTTACTGGCTTTACCAGGTTCGGGAgaatattgttcaaaattaTAGAGCTCAGTAAATAAGGCCTCTCTGTCAATATTGACATCTACCTGTTTATTACTGAGATTTATTAGAGGAAATGTAGTTCGACCGTTTCTAGCACTATATACTCCGGAGGGTATAACTACATGTTCCGCGACTGAAATATCTTTTTCGATGAAGAAATCTTTGTTGTCAATTCTAACAGGGAATTCTTTTACAAGAACTTCTTTTTCTTGAAACGTCAACTGTTGCTcagtaggattttttttttaagtggtATC comes from Armigeres subalbatus isolate Guangzhou_Male chromosome 2, GZ_Asu_2, whole genome shotgun sequence and encodes:
- the LOC134217942 gene encoding short-chain specific acyl-CoA dehydrogenase, mitochondrial-like, which gives rise to MLRKLSTIKPIVPFVRQYSVCELPKELRQIQQTCWNFAERELKPIAAELDHEERFPSIQISKLANLGLMRVTVSPEYNGSNLNMLAMSLIVEELSRGCASTGVIVSIHNCLYADLLNRLGTADQKDQFFTKHSNDTIGAFALSESDAGSDVAALSTTAKQNDGGDWILNGTKTWVTSAKEAKSAIVFATVDRALKYRGITAFLVNFEEAKGLTIGRKEDKLGIRATSTCSLHFDNVRIPKQSVLGEVGGGFRIAMEQLDRARIGIASQALGIAQAALETATQYAEQRIAFGEPLLRLHSVQVRIAEMAVRIESARLLIRKAAAEVDQGKRATKAISMAKWIAGETATFAAHNCQQILGGMGYVKDMAAERHYRDARITEIYGGVTDVQKLIVAEHVIRELQHKK